The nucleotide window CTATGCCAAGGTCGACGGCGGTTAGCGGCCGCTACCGACGACAGAGCCCTCGGTCATGAGCGACTTCTTCCGTTTTCCCTCTACTCCGCATCTCGCATGGCTGGGCGACAGGAGCGCACTGCGCGATGACAAGCTGCTGAACGCCGAGCAGGCCAATGCCTTGCTGTCCGGACCTGTGGTGGTGGAGGAAAAGCTGGATGGCGCCAATCTGGGCCTGTCGCTGGATGTAGATGGACGCCTGCGTGCCCAGAACCGGGGCCAGTATCTTGCCGAGCCCTATGGTGGACAGTTCTCACGCCTTCCAGCCTGGCTCGGGCAGCACGGCCCGGCGCTGCAGGAAATTCTGAAACCGGATTTGATATTGTTCGGCGAATGGTGCGCGGCGCGGCACTCGCTCGACTACGGCGCCTTGCCCGACTGGTTCCTTGCCTTCGATGTCTATGACGGTGCCAGCGGAAACTTCTGGAGCGCGCAGCGGCGAAATTCCCTGGCCGCGGAAGCCGGGCTGACCGTCGTTCCTCGCGTCTTTGAAGGGCACACCTCGCTGTCCGACCTGTTGCGTCTCGTCTCCGAGACCCCAAGCCGCTACCGAACCGGTCAGCCGCTCGAGGGGGTGGTGGTCCGACGGGAAACGGCGCTGATCTGCGAAGCAAGAGCCAAGCTGGTGCGAGCCGATTTCACCCAGGCTATCGACGAGCATTGGCGCAGTCGCGCCATCGAGTGGAACTCGGTCGACTATACCCTGCGCGATTGAAGCGACCGCCCGAGGAGCGATAAGACCGTTTCGCTGGCATATGAGCCGGCGGTTAGCCGTCTGTAGTCTCTTTCCTGCCCAAAAGCCGCTTTCGAAAGGCGGGATCCGGCAAGGCGCACATGTCGCCGCGGCCGAACAGGGCATAGCGGTTGCGCGCAAGACATCGGTAGAGCCCGTCGCGCAGCGGTCGGGGCAGCAGCAGGAAAACCGCCGTCAGCCGGCCCCAGCCGCCGAAGCTGCGACCGGCATGGATGATGGCGTCGAAATCCGCATGCGCGACGCCACGGTCGATGAAAAGCCATGTCGAGGGATCGTCGGGCGCCAACCCGTAATGCTCCAGCAGGGCTGCCCCGAGCGGGGTCTGCACCGGACAGATGCGAACCCGTTCCGACCGGTCGAGCCGGTGGATCATCCGCGCTCCCCAGCTGCAGACGGCGCATTCGGCATCCATCACCGCCAGCGGAGCCGTATCGTCGAACGGCGGCACGCGAGGATCGTCGCGGAAGGAAAACGGGTCTCTCGCCTGTAGCACCGTCATCCGCCGTATCCTGCTAATCCTCGGTACGGCTGCCGTCCGGACGGTCGTGCTCGTAGCGGTGTTTCAGCGGAAACACCGGCAACCAGGCTTCTCGCCGCACGGTCCACAGCTCGTAGGTCGGCGTGAACTGGTCCGGCGCGTCGAGCGCACCGAGATTGATCATCACCTCGTCCTCGCTGCGGCCGAAAACGGGCGATCCGCAGCGCGGGCAGAAAAACCGGCCCTGATAGTCTCCGGTCTCTCCCTCGGTGGTCACCGCATCCGCCGGAAAGATCGCCGAGGCGTGAAACAGCGAGCCATGGTTCTTGCGGCAGTCGAGGCAGTGGCACAGGCCGACGCGATAGGGCCGTCCCGACGCCACGAACCGCACATTGCCGCAAAGGCATCCGCCGGTGTGTCGTTCCATTGCCGTCTCCCGTTATGCGGTTTGGCCCCTGCCCGCCGTCCTAGTCGACCACCAGCTTCAGCGGCGTGCCGGCCGGGATCGCCTGGCCCGGCGGCGTCTGGTTGAGGATCGAGAACAGTTCCAGCCGGCGGGCGGGCTCCACGCCGCTCATGCCGACGGCCAGCCGCTCCGGCGTGTCGCCGGCATCGGCGCGGATCACCTTGATGCGCAGCGGCCGCAGCCGGGCGATCTCCGTCGGCGTCAGCTGGCGGAAGCTTTTCACCGTCGCCTCGTAGTCGCGGGTGAATTCCTCGCCGCCCGAGCGGGACGCGAAGATGAACCGGTAGCCGGTCCGCCCGATGCGCACCACCGCGATGCGGAAGGACCAGCCCTCCGTCACTGCGGAGGCCGTCACCGCCGCCAACCCGTTCACCGTTTCCTCGCGCACGCTGTCGCGAATGAGCCCGTTGATCCAGCCGCTGGTCATGTAGGCGGTGAGCGAGGGGAAATCGGTCAGGTCCGCGCCGTCGAAGCGCAGCGCCGTACCGTTCGGATTGCTGGCAAGCACCGCTTCCGGCGAGTTCTCGAGAATATAGCCCGGCGGCGCGGTGAAGCTGATGCCCAGCGCCTTGTGCAGGAACGACCGGCCGCGGATATAGCCCTCCAGCGGATCGTCGCCGTAGAGCATGCCGTCGATCTTGGTCAGATACGCATCGCGGTCGCGTTCGCCGAGACCGGGCGCGCCGATCTGCCGTGCGGCACGCACCGCCGTCTGCACCCGCTCCGGCGTCGTCGGATGCGAGGACAGGAAGTCCGGTGCGCCCTTGCCCGCGCCCTGCGCCGACTGGAAGGCCGCGAACTGGCCCATGGCCGTGAGGAACCGCGCGGCGGCAAAGGGATCGTAGCGCGCCTTGGCGAGCGTGCGCACGCCGACGGCATCCGCCTCCAGCTCCTGGATCTGCGAGAAGCGGGCGAAGGACAGCTGCGAGGAGACGATGGCCGCCCGCTGCTGGTCCGGGTCGCGCACCACATTGCCCAGCACCCGGCCGGCAAGCTCCGTCGCCTCGGCCCGCTGCTGGCGCTTGATCGCGTGGCTCGCCGTGACATGCGCCATCTCGTGCGCCAGCACCGCCGCCACTTCGGACGTATCGGTCGCCAGCGCCAGGAGGCCGCGCGTCACATAGAGATAGCCGCCCGGCAAGGCGAAGGCGTTGACCGCCGGCGAGTTCAGAATGGTGATGCGATAGCTCTGCGAGGGGTCGTCGGAGGCCTCGACCAGCCGGCCGACCACCTGCGCCACGGCGCGTTCCGCCCCGCGATCCTCATAGACGCCGCCATAGGTCGCCACCACGCGCGGATGCTCGCGCGCGCCCAGATCGTTGGAAATGCCGGGGCGCAGGGTGCCGGGCGCCGGCGTGCCGATCTCGATCGGCGAGGACCCGGAAAACTGGCAAGCGGAGACCGTCAGCGCCGCAGCGAAGACCGCCGCGAGCCGGAGAGGGCGCGCCGCCCGGCGCCGAACCGGACGCGCTGCTGTTCTGGACAAGCTCTTCACCGCTGATCGCCATTCCTGTCGAGCCGCTCGATCTGCGCGGGATGCACCAGTTCGATGGACGGACCGCCCGCCTGCCGCACCATGCCGCGCAGGCGAATAGCTGCCCCGTCAAGGGACGTGACGTCAAGCCCGGCATCCGCGAAGGCTGCCTTGCGCTCGGCGCTGATCGTCGCAGTGAAGTCGCGGCTCCAGCGGCCGCCGAAATTCAGGTAGACCATCGAACGGGTCTCTCCGACAGAAATCACCCGGCCCGCCACCAGCGTATAACGGCCGGTGCGCTCGGACAGCGCCTTCGGATCATGCGCCGACCACACCCGCTCATGCGCCCACAGGCCGGCCTTGCGTTGGCGCGCAAGCGCCTCTTCCTTCAGAAGGTGGGCAAGGCAGTCGCGCGCGGCAAGCCTCGGGGCGACGATGGCCCGCCCCTGCCGCACCAGTTCGCGGGCAAGCCAACGGTCTCCGGGGGTGAGCATCAAATGGCCGGAGCGGCGCTGCCAGCGGTCCGTCTCCTCGCCCAGCGCCACGAACCGCACGCCCGCCGCGCCGGCCTCGGCGTTGGAGCCGGCGCCTGCAGGATCATCGACGGCCAGGGACACCAGCTCGGCCTGGCGCAGCAGCCCGCCGGTCGCGGTGCGCCACACATGCGGCTCGCCCGGCTCGGCCCTCGCCTCCATCAGCTCCGTCGCCGCAGCGCCCAGGCAGGCATCGGGGAGCCCGCTTTCGCCGGCAACCGCCGCCGGTATCGCTGCCCCGGCACTGACGGCTGCCGCAAGCATCAAGACGCGCAGGAAGGTTCCCGCGCCATGTGACGCAGGCCATGCCGCACTTGCACTGTCGCTGCGCATCGCCATGGTTGCGGGGCGTGTCTCCCGATCCTTGATCCCGTCGCCGGATTGGTTTCATCTTGCCGCAAATGGTGGCGGGAAGATGTCGCAGGCCTCGCCCTCACGCTGCCAGCGCATCCTCCAGCGCACCGGAGAGCTTGTCGACGATCTCGCCGATCTGCGCCTCCTCCAGGATGAAGGGCGGCGCCAGCAGCACATGGTCGCCCTGGCGGCCGTCGAGCGTCCCGCCCATCGGATAGCAGACGAGCCCGCGCGCGAAGGCCGCCTTCTTGAGCACTGCATTGAGCCGCCGCTCCGGGGCGAAGGGCGTCTTGCTCTCCCGGTCCTCGACCAGCTCGAGACCCAGGAACAACCCGCGCCCGCGAATGTCGCCGACATGGGGATGCTGGCCGAACCGGTCGACGAGCGCGCCCTTGAGCTGTTCGCCCATCTCGGCCGAGCGGGCGACAAGACCGCGGTCGACCAGCGCGCTGACCACCGCGTGTCCCGCGGCGGCCGCTGCCGGGTGGCCGATATAGGTGTGACCATGCTGGAAGAAGCCGGAGCCTTCCTCGATGGCGCGGTAGATGCGCCCGCTCGCCAGCATCGCGCCGATCGGCTGGTAGCCGGCGCCGAGCCCCTTGGCGATGCACAAGATGTCGGGCGCGATCCCGTCCGCCTCGCAGGCGAACAGGTGCCCCGTCCGCCCCATGCCGCACATCACCTCGTCGAGGATGAGCAGCACGCCGTAGCGGTCGCAGATCTCGCGGATGCGGCGGAAATAGCCCGGGACCGCCGGAACCGCACCGAGCGTCGCGCCCACCACCGGCTCGGCGATGAAGGCTGCCACCGTCTCGGGACCGCGCGCCAGGATCTCGGCCTCCAGCTCGTCGGCGACGCGCAGGCCGTAGGCCTCCTCGCTCTCGCCCTCCTGCTGGCCGCGATAGGCGTAGCAGGGCGAGATATGCGACATGTCGACCAGCAGCGGCGCGAAAGGCTCCCGCCGCCACATGTTGCCGCCGGCCGACAGCGCGCCCAGCGTGTTGCCGTGATAGCTCTGCCGGCGGGCGATGATGCGCGCCCGCGACGGTTCGCCGTTCTCGATGTGGAACTGCCGCGCCAGCTTGATCGCCGCTTCCGTCGCCTCCGAGCCGCCGGAGACGAGATAGACCCGCTCCAGCCCTGCCGGCGCGTGGGCGATCAGGAGATCGGCGAGCTTCTCCGCCGGCTCGCTGGTGAAGAAGCCGGTATGGGCAAAAGCGATGGCGTCGAGCTGCGCCTTGACCGCCTCCGTCACCTCGCAGTCCGAATGGCCGAGGCAGGACACGGCCGCCCCGCCCGAGGCGTCGAGATAGCGCTTGCCGGTCTCGTCGATGATGTAGCAACCATCGCCGGCAACGGCGCGCGGCGGACGCATGGCGGTATGGCGGGGGAAAATGTGAGACATGGCAAGGCGTTCCCGGCGGATCGATCCCGAATGCGGCGTGGCTGCATGGCCCGAAGACAGGCCGGCCGCGACCGTGTCACGACAATAGGAAGCCCGCGCCGCCTTGGCCAGCCATTCCGCTCGCCCCTCTCACTTCGCCGCGTGGGTGGCCAGCGCGTGATCCATCGCCTGTTCCAGCCGGTCGTTGCCCCAGAACAGCTCCCCGTCGGCACAGGTGATGCTCGGCGCCCCGAAAATGCCGAGCGCCTTCGCCTCCGCCACGCTTTCGCGCAGCCGCGTCTTCACCTCCTCGCCCGCCGACAGGGCCAGGATCTCTTGGGCATCCGCCCCGGCGCGCGCGATCAGCGTCGCCAGCAGCGTCTCGTCGTCGATCTGCCGGCCCTCGCCGAACTGCGCCAGATAGACCGCGCGCGAGAAAGACGGCACCTGCTCCGGCGCAAGCGCGGTGGCGATGCGCGCGGCCTTGAGGCCGTTCTGCGGGAACGGGTCGGGCCGGGCGAAGGACAGGCCGGAGGCCGCGCAGATCCGCTCCAGGTCGCGCCACATATAGGCGCCCTTCACCGGCAGGAGATTGAAAGGCGAGGTCGTCCATCCGGCCTCCGCGAAGATCGGACCCAGCAGGAACGGCCGCCAGCGCAGCTCGACCCCGCGCCGCGCCGCCAGCTCCTCGACCCGCATGGCCGCCGGATAGCTGTAGGTGGAGGCGAATTCGTACCAGAACTGGATGACCGGGCGTGACATGGCGATGTCCTCTCCTGAACGCGGCTGCGACCGCCAGCCGCACGCATGGGGTCCGACCCTTGGACTGGAGGGGCCGGATCGCTATAACCCCTCAACCGGTCCCGGAAGACAACCGCAAACGCAGGTTCGATGACAGATACGCCCCCCTCGCCTGCGCCCTCCCCGGCTCCTTCTTCTGCTGCGAAGCGTACAGGCTTCGCCGCGCGGCTCACAGGCGGAGACGCCCGGGCACTCGCCTTGGCAGTGACCGCCTGCCTCTTCGTCCTGTCGCTCTTCTTCCTCGCCTTTCCCGCCGTGGATATTGCCGCCTCGCGCCTCTTTCACGATCCGGCGGGCGGTTTCGTCCTCTCGCAGACCCCGTTCCTGCAGCGGCTGCGCGAGCTCGGCCCCTTCCTGGTCAAGCTGATCGCCGTCCTGTGCGTCGCGATCCTGCTGTGGCCCTTCGTCGTCGCCCCCTTGTCCCGGCGCCTGCCGCTGCGCGCGCCGGTCTTCCTGCTGTCGACGCTGATCCTCGGGCCCGGCCTCCTCGTCAATGCGGTGCTGAAGAACAATTGGGGCCGGCCGCGCCCCAACGCGGTGGACCTGTTCGGCGGCGATGCGCCTTACGTCCGCGTCTGGCAGATGACGAACCACTGCGACACCAACTGCTCGTTCGTGTCCGGCGAGGCCTCCTCCAGCCTCTGGCTGGTGACGCTGGCTTTCCTGGCCCCGCCGGGCTGGCGCCGCGCGATCCTCGCCGTTGTCCTGCCACTGGCGCTGGTCCTGTCGGCCAACCGCGTTGCCTTCG belongs to Stappia indica and includes:
- a CDS encoding RNA ligase family protein — encoded protein: MSDFFRFPSTPHLAWLGDRSALRDDKLLNAEQANALLSGPVVVEEKLDGANLGLSLDVDGRLRAQNRGQYLAEPYGGQFSRLPAWLGQHGPALQEILKPDLILFGEWCAARHSLDYGALPDWFLAFDVYDGASGNFWSAQRRNSLAAEAGLTVVPRVFEGHTSLSDLLRLVSETPSRYRTGQPLEGVVVRRETALICEARAKLVRADFTQAIDEHWRSRAIEWNSVDYTLRD
- a CDS encoding thiol-disulfide oxidoreductase DCC family protein is translated as MTVLQARDPFSFRDDPRVPPFDDTAPLAVMDAECAVCSWGARMIHRLDRSERVRICPVQTPLGAALLEHYGLAPDDPSTWLFIDRGVAHADFDAIIHAGRSFGGWGRLTAVFLLLPRPLRDGLYRCLARNRYALFGRGDMCALPDPAFRKRLLGRKETTDG
- a CDS encoding GFA family protein, whose protein sequence is MERHTGGCLCGNVRFVASGRPYRVGLCHCLDCRKNHGSLFHASAIFPADAVTTEGETGDYQGRFFCPRCGSPVFGRSEDEVMINLGALDAPDQFTPTYELWTVRREAWLPVFPLKHRYEHDRPDGSRTED
- a CDS encoding M48 family metalloprotease, with the translated sequence MKSLSRTAARPVRRRAARPLRLAAVFAAALTVSACQFSGSSPIEIGTPAPGTLRPGISNDLGAREHPRVVATYGGVYEDRGAERAVAQVVGRLVEASDDPSQSYRITILNSPAVNAFALPGGYLYVTRGLLALATDTSEVAAVLAHEMAHVTASHAIKRQQRAEATELAGRVLGNVVRDPDQQRAAIVSSQLSFARFSQIQELEADAVGVRTLAKARYDPFAAARFLTAMGQFAAFQSAQGAGKGAPDFLSSHPTTPERVQTAVRAARQIGAPGLGERDRDAYLTKIDGMLYGDDPLEGYIRGRSFLHKALGISFTAPPGYILENSPEAVLASNPNGTALRFDGADLTDFPSLTAYMTSGWINGLIRDSVREETVNGLAAVTASAVTEGWSFRIAVVRIGRTGYRFIFASRSGGEEFTRDYEATVKSFRQLTPTEIARLRPLRIKVIRADAGDTPERLAVGMSGVEPARRLELFSILNQTPPGQAIPAGTPLKLVVD
- a CDS encoding thermonuclease family protein; translated protein: MLAAAVSAGAAIPAAVAGESGLPDACLGAAATELMEARAEPGEPHVWRTATGGLLRQAELVSLAVDDPAGAGSNAEAGAAGVRFVALGEETDRWQRRSGHLMLTPGDRWLARELVRQGRAIVAPRLAARDCLAHLLKEEALARQRKAGLWAHERVWSAHDPKALSERTGRYTLVAGRVISVGETRSMVYLNFGGRWSRDFTATISAERKAAFADAGLDVTSLDGAAIRLRGMVRQAGGPSIELVHPAQIERLDRNGDQR
- a CDS encoding aspartate aminotransferase family protein, translated to MSHIFPRHTAMRPPRAVAGDGCYIIDETGKRYLDASGGAAVSCLGHSDCEVTEAVKAQLDAIAFAHTGFFTSEPAEKLADLLIAHAPAGLERVYLVSGGSEATEAAIKLARQFHIENGEPSRARIIARRQSYHGNTLGALSAGGNMWRREPFAPLLVDMSHISPCYAYRGQQEGESEEAYGLRVADELEAEILARGPETVAAFIAEPVVGATLGAVPAVPGYFRRIREICDRYGVLLILDEVMCGMGRTGHLFACEADGIAPDILCIAKGLGAGYQPIGAMLASGRIYRAIEEGSGFFQHGHTYIGHPAAAAAGHAVVSALVDRGLVARSAEMGEQLKGALVDRFGQHPHVGDIRGRGLFLGLELVEDRESKTPFAPERRLNAVLKKAAFARGLVCYPMGGTLDGRQGDHVLLAPPFILEEAQIGEIVDKLSGALEDALAA
- a CDS encoding 2-hydroxychromene-2-carboxylate isomerase; the protein is MSRPVIQFWYEFASTYSYPAAMRVEELAARRGVELRWRPFLLGPIFAEAGWTTSPFNLLPVKGAYMWRDLERICAASGLSFARPDPFPQNGLKAARIATALAPEQVPSFSRAVYLAQFGEGRQIDDETLLATLIARAGADAQEILALSAGEEVKTRLRESVAEAKALGIFGAPSITCADGELFWGNDRLEQAMDHALATHAAK
- a CDS encoding phosphatase PAP2 family protein is translated as MTACLFVLSLFFLAFPAVDIAASRLFHDPAGGFVLSQTPFLQRLRELGPFLVKLIAVLCVAILLWPFVVAPLSRRLPLRAPVFLLSTLILGPGLLVNAVLKNNWGRPRPNAVDLFGGDAPYVRVWQMTNHCDTNCSFVSGEASSSLWLVTLAFLAPPGWRRAILAVVLPLALVLSANRVAFGGHFLSDTLISWCLTLLVILGVHYLLWRAPGADMRAARWRNGYDRAADTVRARAAGLRQRLAASLRAFAAMMR